The genomic region TTCCCCGCTTGCCGTGGTGGGCGGCCGGGCCTTCCTCCCGGATGACCTGCTCGAGACGCATCCGCCGCAAGCGGGCGATCAGGTACGGGCCCACGACGAAGCTCAGGAGGAGCGCGGTGATCGTGGCGTAGGCGGCGCGGAATGTGATGTAGCGAAAGACATTGAAGGCCGAGAAGAGATCGCGCAGCGGATAGAGAAGTTCATAGAGCATCTCGGATCACTCCTCGCGTTCGAGCCTTGTCAGGCAGGCCTCGTAGGCCTTCTCCATCGCCGTCATCCTCGAGCCTTTGAACAAGACGACGTCCCCCCGCTCAAGCCTCCCCGCCAGGTCGTCCGCGAGATCCTCCTCCGTGTCGTAGACGCGGGCCGGTCGAGCGCCTCCGCTCGCCCGCAGAAACGACTCCGCGAGGGGCCGGCATCCCTCCCCCAGCAGGAAGAGGCCATCGAGCATGGCGGCCTTCTCTCCGAGCCTGCGATGCGCTTCCTCCGTCCGGTCGCCGAGTTCCCGCATCTCGCCGAAGGCGAGCCAGCGTCTGCCCCCCCGGCGGAGGGCGGAGAGGAAGTCGACCGCGGCCTCGCTCGATTCGGGGCTCGCGTTGTAGCAGTCGAGGATGGCGGTCGCCGGACCGAGAGGCCGCGGCTCCATCCGCAATGGACGCGGCCGCGCCCGCTCGAGACAGGCGCGGACGACGCCGCCGTCCAAGCCGAACGTCTGCGCGAGGAGCGAGGCGGCGAGAGCGGCCTGCAACGCCCCCCTGCCTGGACAGCGCAGGCGCACATCGCCGGTGTAGGAAGTCCGGAAACGCGTCTCCGCAAGGTCCCACTCGACCAGATCGGGACGGAAGTCCGCCCCCTCGCCGATCCCGAAGGTCCTTCTCGGGAGATCCTTGATCTCGCGGGGAAGCCGCTCGATCAGCCAGGGGTCGGCCTCGTGGAAGAAGACTCCGCCGGGCCTCATCGCGCGCACAGCCTCGAGCTTCTCCGACAGAATCGCCTCGCGCGTCCCGAAGGGCCCGATATGCGCCCAGCCGATCGTCGTGATCACGACATGATCGGGATCTGAGATCCTCGCCAGAGGGGCGATCTCGCCGGGGTGGTTCATCGCCACCTCGACCACGGCCCACCGGTCTCCGGGGCCGATCCCCAGGATCGTCAGGGGGACGCCGATCTGGTTGTTGAGATTCCCGCGCGTGGCGTGCGTCGATCCGGCATCGGACAGGATCTCGGAGATGCGGTCCTTGGTCGTCGTCTTCCCGCTCGATCCGGTCACGGCGATCACGACCGCCGGCATCGATCTCCTGTGGGCCGCGGCCCATCTCTGCATCGCGCGCAGCGTGTCGTCCACGACGATGAGGGGGAATCCGCGCGGCAGGGGCCCGAGGGGACGACCCTCCTCCACGATCGCCCCCCCTGCCCCTCTGGCCGCCGCGTCGCTCACGAAGTCGTGGCCGTCGCGGTCTCCTCGCAGCGCGACGAAGATCTCGCCCTCCATGAGCCGCCTGGTGTCGATCGAGACCTGCCCCGGCCGCAAGGCGCGGTCGAGGACCTGTCCACCCGCGAGGCGGCCGCCGCACATGGAGGCCACGCGGGCGAGCGTGAGGTCCGTCATCGGACCCACCCGGCCGCGGCGAGGGCGCGCCTGGCCATCTCTCGATCGTCGAACGGGCGGCGTCCTGCGGCCGACTCCTGGTAGTCCTCGTGTCCCTTGCCGGCCAGCAGAACGGTGTCGCCCCTTGCGGCCATCCGGATCGCGGCCTCGATCGCCTCCCCTCGATCGGGGAGCAGCGCGTCGGGCTCCTTCCCCTCGGCGATCACGCCTTCCCGGATCGCTCTCAGGATTTCGCCTGGCTCCTCGCTCCTCGGATTGTCGTTCGTGAGGACGATCCGATCCGCCCGCCGCGCGGCGATCGCGCCCATCTGCCTCCGCTTGCCTTGGTCCCGATCGCCGCCGCAGCCGAAGAGCGCGATCAGCTTCCCATCGGTCAGGGGACGCAGCGCGTCCAGGACGCGGGCCAGCGCGTCGGGAGTGTGCGCGTAGTCGACCACCACAAGGAAAGGCTGTCCCCGGTCGATCCTCTCCATCCTTCCCGGCACGGCGATCGAGGCCTCGAGCGCCCGCTCGACGGCATCGGCCGGCAGCCCCAGGGCGAGGGCGGTCGCGTAGACGCAGAGGACGTTCCAGCCGTTGTACAGGCCGACGAGGGGGCTTCGCAGAACGCGGATCCCCTCGGGCCCGCGCACGCGGAGGGCTGTTCCGGACGGCGATGTCTCGATC from Candidatus Eisenbacteria bacterium harbors:
- a CDS encoding UDP-N-acetylmuramoyl-tripeptide--D-alanyl-D-alanine ligase, which translates into the protein MTDLTLARVASMCGGRLAGGQVLDRALRPGQVSIDTRRLMEGEIFVALRGDRDGHDFVSDAAARGAGGAIVEEGRPLGPLPRGFPLIVVDDTLRAMQRWAAAHRRSMPAVVIAVTGSSGKTTTKDRISEILSDAGSTHATRGNLNNQIGVPLTILGIGPGDRWAVVEVAMNHPGEIAPLARISDPDHVVITTIGWAHIGPFGTREAILSEKLEAVRAMRPGGVFFHEADPWLIERLPREIKDLPRRTFGIGEGADFRPDLVEWDLAETRFRTSYTGDVRLRCPGRGALQAALAASLLAQTFGLDGGVVRACLERARPRPLRMEPRPLGPATAILDCYNASPESSEAAVDFLSALRRGGRRWLAFGEMRELGDRTEEAHRRLGEKAAMLDGLFLLGEGCRPLAESFLRASGGARPARVYDTEEDLADDLAGRLERGDVVLFKGSRMTAMEKAYEACLTRLEREE